One Etheostoma cragini isolate CJK2018 chromosome 6, CSU_Ecrag_1.0, whole genome shotgun sequence DNA window includes the following coding sequences:
- the rhbg gene encoding ammonium transporter Rh type B has protein sequence MTDSATNMRLKLPIICFILEIILIILFGVLVQYDHETDAKAWHDRSNHDNHTEHGGHAESGGHSEYENDFYYRYPSFQDVHVMIFIGFGFLMTFLQRYGFSSVGFNFLIAAFSLQWATLMQGFFHGMHAGKIHIGVESMINADFCTGAVLISFGAVLGKTSPVQLLVMAIFEVTLFSVNEYILLSVLGAKDAGGSMTIHTFGAYFGLTVTRILYRPNLDKSKHRNCSVYHSDLFAMIGTIYLWMFWPSFNSAVTAHGDDQHRTAMNTYYSLAACTLSTYGMSALTAHDGKLDMVHIQNAALAGGVAAGTAGEMMLTPVGSMIVGFLAGIISVLGYKYLSPILEGKLKVQDTCGVHNLHGMPGVLGAVVGAVTAAVASKDVYGKGMEDVFPGVAKGEITASYQGVRQAISLAVTLGMALLGGLLVGFILKLPIYGAPPDNICFEDNIYWEVTGEDEVEGFVLSRDCGTFSRIG, from the exons ATGACTGACTCGGCGACCAACATGCGGCTGAAGCTGCCGATCATCTGCTTCATCCTGGAgatcatcctcatcatcctcttcGGCGTCCTGGTGCAGTACGACCATGAGACGGACGCCAAGGCATGGCACGACAGGTCCAACCATGATAACCACACCGAGCACGGGGGCCACGCTGAGTCTGGGGGCCACTCCGAATATGAAAACGACTTCTACTACCGCTACCCAA GTTTCCAGGATGTGCACGTGATGATCTTCATTGGTTTTGGCTTCCTCATGACCTTCCTGCAGCGCTACGGCTTCAGCAGCGTAGGCTTCAACTTCCTGATCGCGGCCTTCTCTCTGCAGTGGGCTACGCTCATGCAGGGCTTCTTCCATGGAATGCATGCGGGCAAGATCCACATCGGGGTGGAGAG TATGATTAATGCTGATTTCTGCACCGGCGCTGTGCTCATCTCATTTGGAGCCGTTTTGGGCAAAACCAGCCCCGTCCAGCTGCTGGTCATGGCGATATTTGAGGTCACATTGTTTTCAGTCAACGAGTACATCCTGCTGTCTGTTCTGGGG GCCAAGGACGCCGGAGGCTCCATGACCATCCACACGTTCGGAGCCTACTTCGGCCTAACGGTGACCCGGATCCTGTACCGGCCCAACCTGGACAAGAGCAAACACAGAAACTGCTCAGTCTACCATTCGGACCTGTTCGCCATGATCG GTACCATCTACCTGTGGATGTTCTGGCCCAGCTTTAACTCTGCCGTCACGGCTCATGGAGACGACCAGCACCGCACGGCCATGAACACCTACTACTCCCTGGCAGCCTGCACCCTGTCCACATACGGCATGTCCGCCCTCACGGCACACGACGGCAAGCTGGACATG GTCCACATCCAGAATGCCGCCCTGGCCGGCGGAGTCGCAGCAGGAACAGCTGGTGAAATGATGCTGACGCCGGTCGGCTCCATGATCGTTGGCTTCTTGGCCGGTATCATCTCTGTTCTGGGCTACAAGTACCTCTCG cccatACTGGAGGGGAAACTGAAGGTCCAAGACACCTGCGGGGTTCACAACCTGCACGGCATGCCCGGCGTCCTGGGTGCGGTCGTTGGAGCTGTGACTGCAGCCGTGGCATCCAAAGACGTTTATGGAAAAGG TATGGAAGACGTGTTCCCGGGTGTGGCTAAAGGAGAAATCACCGCGTCCTACCAGGGTGTCCGTCAGGCCATTTCCCTCGCCGTGACCCTCGGCATGGCCCTGTTGGGGGGGCTTCTCGTCG GGTTCATTTTGAAGCTTCCCATCTACGGAGCTCCTCCTGACAACATCTGCTTTGAGGACAACATCTACTGGGAGGTGA CTGGAGAGG acGAGGTAGAAGGGTTCGTTTTGAGTCGTGACTGTGGGACATTCTCTAGAATTGGATGA